One genomic region from Pirellulales bacterium encodes:
- a CDS encoding MarR family winged helix-turn-helix transcriptional regulator, whose protein sequence is MNAPTIYDQAPLHEQQHAPTQLLVDLLAALAGCLRVLRRATAEAAGTHELGESDFLVLWFCQDSSAPWNQNDLARRVGVSPAQVSAIVESLRRRDLLSGERCQVDRRRQVWRATTTGQAVARQVAARLDALLPIAWQGASPQSVDVAVTLLTELRQSLAPSAPPTRREAA, encoded by the coding sequence ATGAACGCGCCAACGATTTACGATCAAGCGCCGCTGCACGAGCAGCAACATGCGCCCACCCAGTTGCTCGTCGACCTGTTGGCGGCGCTGGCGGGTTGCTTAAGGGTGCTGCGTCGCGCAACTGCCGAGGCAGCCGGTACTCACGAACTGGGCGAAAGTGATTTTCTCGTCCTCTGGTTCTGCCAAGATTCTTCGGCGCCGTGGAATCAAAACGACCTGGCGCGAAGGGTGGGAGTTTCGCCGGCCCAGGTGAGCGCGATAGTCGAGTCGCTGCGCCGGCGCGATCTGCTCTCGGGCGAGCGCTGCCAGGTGGATCGTCGCCGGCAAGTGTGGCGCGCGACGACGACGGGTCAGGCGGTCGCGCGGCAGGTGGCCGCGCGCCTCGACGCGCTCTTGCCGATCGCCTGGCAAGGGGCGAGTCCGCAATCCGTGGATGTGGCGGTGACTTTGCTGACCGAATTGCGGCAATCGCTAGCGCCGAGCGCGCCGCCGACGCGGAGGGAGGCTGCTTGA